CGTACGCCCGCTGAAATTCTCGAAAAGACCTGGCAGACCGAGGAGCGCTGGCAGGGCATCAAGCGCAACTACACGGCTGAGGACGTGGTGAAATTGCGCGGCAGCCTGCCCATTGAGCACACGCTGGCCAAGCACGGCGCCCAGAAGCTGTGGCGGTCCATGAAAGAAGAGCCCTTCGTGAACGCGCTGGGCGCCCTGACCGGCAACCAGGCCATGCAGCAGGTGAAAGCGGGCCTGAAAGCCATTTACCTGTCCGGGTGGCAGGTGGCGGGCGATGCCAACAACGCCGGGCAGATGTACCCCGACCAGAGCCTGTACCCGGCCTCCAGCGTGCCGGATGTGGTGAAGCGCATCAACAACACCTTAAGGCGTGCCGACCAGATTCAGCACAGCGAAGGCAAGAGCGACATTGATTTCTTCGTGCCCATCGTGGCCGACGCCGAAGCGGGCTTTGGCGGGCCCCTGAACGCCTTTGAGCTGATGAAGGCCATGATCGAGGCGGGGGCAGCGGGCGTGCATTTCGAGGATCAGCTCGCCAGCGAGAAGAAGTGCGGGCATCTGGGCGGCAAGGTGCTGGTCCCCACCAGCCAGTTCATCCGCACGCTGAACGCCGCGCGCCTCGCCGCCGATGTGAGCGGCGTGCCCACCGTGCTGATCGCCCGCACCGACGCCGACGCCGCCAACCTGCTGACCAGCGACGTTGACGACAATGACAAGCCCTTCTGCACCGGCGAGCGCACCCCGGAAGGCTTCTACTACGTCAAGCCCGGGATTGAGCAGGCCATTGCCCGCGCCCTGGCCTACGCCCCCTACGCCGACGTGATCTGGTGCGAAACCAGCGTGCCCAATCTGGAGGACGCCCGCAGGTTCGCCGAAGCGGTGCACGCCCAGTTCCCCGGCAAGCTGCTGGCCTACAACTGCTCGCCCAGCTTCAACTGGAAAAAGAACCTGGACGACGAGACCATTGCCAAGTTCCAGGTGGAACTGGGCAAGCTGGGGTACAAGTTCCAGTTCATCACCCTGGCGGGGTTCCACTCGCTGAACATGAGCATGTTCGATCTCGCCTACGGCTACGCCCGCACCCAGATGAGCGCCTTCGTGGAGCTGCAGGAGCGCGAATTCGCGGCCCAGGAGCGCGGGTTTACAGCAGTCAAGCACCAGCGCGAGGTGGGCACCGGTTACTTTGACCTGGTGGCGCAGGCGGCCGGCGGCGGCCAGAGCAGCACCACCGCCCTGGCCGGCAGCACTGAGGCCCAGCAGTTCGGTAAAGAAAAGGAGCTGGTTGGCGCCCACGACTGAAGAACAATCATCCATGTCCGCCGCTGGGGTGCCTGTACAGGGCACCCCGGTTGCGTGCTGGGGACTGGGTTGGTGCGGCCAGGGGAGAGGGGTGCGGGTTTCTCTTCAGTGGTCGCCGCGCCAAGGCTCCGGCTCTCCAGGCAGGCAAGGTGTGCCCTTTTCCCCGTCACTGCCAGGGCCGCCGCTGTAGGGTGATGGGGCCAGGACGCCGGGGGCCACCCGCCCTGTCTGTCCGCGTCCTGCACAGGAGAGATGCGATGACGACCCACTTCCTTTCCGCTGCCCTGCTCGGTCTAACGCTTCTGCTGGGCGCCTGCACGTCCCCCACCGCCGCGCCGCCCTTGTCCCCACCTGTGGCTGCTCCCGCAGCAGACACGCCAGCGGCGCCGGCCCCCACTGCCGGGCGGGTGCTCACCGTGGGCCCTGGCAAGACCTACGCCACCATCCGCGCCGCTGTGGCTGTCTCCCGCGACGGCGATACGGTCCGCGTGGACCCCGGCACCTACACCAACGACTTTTTCGAGGTGAACACCCGCATCACCATCGAGAGCACCAGTGGGCTGGCGCGGCTGGTGGCGACCGTTTCCCCGCCCAACGGCAAGGCCATCATCACCACCAACACCGACGTGACTCTGCGCGGCCTAGAGCTGACAGGGGCAAAAGTGGCCGACCGCAACGGCGCGGGCGTGCGCTATCAGGGCGGGCACCTTGTCATTGAGGACAGTTACCTGCACGGCAACGAAAACGGGCTGCTGGCCAACAATGCGCCGCTGGGCAGCATCCGTATTCTCCGCTCGGAGTTCGCCCGCAATGGCCTGGGCGACCCGGGGCAAACCCATAACCTCTACGTGGGCGAGGTGGGCCAGCTGACCTTTGACCGCAGCTACTCCCACAGCGCCGCCGTGGGCCATGAATTCAAGAGCCGGGCGCGCAGCACCACCATTACGAACAGCCGCCTGTTCGACCTGCAGGGCACGGCCAGCTACAGCATTGACGTGCCCAACGGCGGCACCCTCACCGTGACCGGGAATGTCATTGAGCAGGGTGCCCAAAGCCAGAACTCTGCGATCCTTACCTACGGCACCGAAGGCCTGCTGCGCGAAGGCCGTACGGTGAACATCTCAAACAACGTGGTGGTCAACCGCCGTGCCACCGCCCTGGGCCTGTTGAACCCGGGCAAGGTGCCCATGACGATCACCAACAACACGCTGTATGGCCTGAGC
This genomic stretch from Deinococcus aquaedulcis harbors:
- the aceA gene encoding isocitrate lyase; translated protein: MTTNPSVPNPRTPAEILEKTWQTEERWQGIKRNYTAEDVVKLRGSLPIEHTLAKHGAQKLWRSMKEEPFVNALGALTGNQAMQQVKAGLKAIYLSGWQVAGDANNAGQMYPDQSLYPASSVPDVVKRINNTLRRADQIQHSEGKSDIDFFVPIVADAEAGFGGPLNAFELMKAMIEAGAAGVHFEDQLASEKKCGHLGGKVLVPTSQFIRTLNAARLAADVSGVPTVLIARTDADAANLLTSDVDDNDKPFCTGERTPEGFYYVKPGIEQAIARALAYAPYADVIWCETSVPNLEDARRFAEAVHAQFPGKLLAYNCSPSFNWKKNLDDETIAKFQVELGKLGYKFQFITLAGFHSLNMSMFDLAYGYARTQMSAFVELQEREFAAQERGFTAVKHQREVGTGYFDLVAQAAGGGQSSTTALAGSTEAQQFGKEKELVGAHD
- a CDS encoding right-handed parallel beta-helix repeat-containing protein, which codes for MTTHFLSAALLGLTLLLGACTSPTAAPPLSPPVAAPAADTPAAPAPTAGRVLTVGPGKTYATIRAAVAVSRDGDTVRVDPGTYTNDFFEVNTRITIESTSGLARLVATVSPPNGKAIITTNTDVTLRGLELTGAKVADRNGAGVRYQGGHLVIEDSYLHGNENGLLANNAPLGSIRILRSEFARNGLGDPGQTHNLYVGEVGQLTFDRSYSHSAAVGHEFKSRARSTTITNSRLFDLQGTASYSIDVPNGGTLTVTGNVIEQGAQSQNSAILTYGTEGLLREGRTVNISNNVVVNRRATALGLLNPGKVPMTITNNTLYGLSVSQFLNGTSGTVSGNVVTTTAPVLDTSHPFTR